Proteins from one Sabethes cyaneus chromosome 2, idSabCyanKW18_F2, whole genome shotgun sequence genomic window:
- the LOC128737904 gene encoding cuticle protein-like — translation MAFKMIVLFAAVACANAGFVPVDHHQSYSAAPAVSYSSFTREHHAPTVAVAKTVSYAEPAVHYAAPVAKSYAVHEPQLLKTVVAEPAYTKTIVQQPAYAKTLVSEPVYAHAAPVYAAKTVAYPSQVTYSAPVVKKLEYAPVAKTFVSHPQYTKAIVAEPAYAKTYVSEPSYAKAYVSEPTYAKAYVSEPAYAKSYVSEPVLTKAYVSEPAYAKTLVQQPVYAKTLVQQPVYAKTLVQQPVYASAAPVLAAKTLSYSPAAQVSHVSYEDSSAHYAW, via the exons ATGGCGTTTAAG ATGATCGTATTGTTCGCAGCGGTGGCCTGTGCCAACGCTGGATTCGTGCCAGTTGATCATCATCAAAGCTATTCGGCAGCTCCAGCTGTGAGCTACAGTTCATTTACCCGTGAACATCACGCTCCAACTGTGGCCGTTGCCAAGACGGTTTCCTACGCCGAACCAGCTGTCCATTATGCTGCTCCCGTTGCCAAGAGCTACGCCGTCCATGAACCACAGCTTCTGAAGACCGTTGTTGCCGAACCAGCGTACACCAAAACCATTGTTCAGCAACCAGCTTATGCTAAGACCCTGGTATCAGAGCCCGTCTACGCCCACGCTGCTCCAGTTTATGCTGCCAAAACCGTTGCCTACCCAAGCCAGGTTACCTACAGTGCTCCGGTTGTCAAGAAGCTAGAATATGCTCCAGTTGCCAAGACCTTCGTGTCTCACCCACAGTACACCAAGGCTATTGTCGCTGAGCCAGCATATGCCAAGACCTACGTCTCGGAACCATCCTACGCCAAGGCCTATGTCTCGGAACCGACCTACGCTAAGGCCTACGTCTCGGAACCCGCCTATGCCAAGTCCTACGTGTCGGAGCCAGTTCTGACCAAAGCCTACGTTTCCGAACCAGCCTATGCCAAGACTCTGGTTCAACAACCCGTCTACGCCAAGACCCTGGTTCAGCAGCCCGTCTACGCCAAGACCCTGGTACAGCAGCCCGTCTACGCTAGCGCCGCCCCAGTTCTGGCCGCCAAGACTTTGAGCTACTCGCCTGCTGCCCAAGTTTCGCACGTTAGCTACGAAGACAGCAGTGCCCACTATGCCTGGTAA
- the LOC128737664 gene encoding larval/pupal cuticle protein H1C-like, whose translation MAFKFVVFLASLAVASAGYLQAPVAHYSPASAVSYSSLSHAAPLAYAAPLAKTVAYASPAIGATHESTIRGHDATISHQSKAIDTAFSSVRKSDTRITNEGPKLAYAAPAIATYSHAPALTHSYTQAAPLTIAKQVSYAAPAIHTTYAQHAPALATYAHAAPVVAATKTLTYSPAVEVAHVSFEGTNAHYGW comes from the exons ATGGCTTTCAAG TTCGTCGTGTTCCTCGCTTCATTGGCCGTCGCCAGCGCTGGATATCTGCAAGCTCCAGTTGCTCACTACTCACCGGCGTCCGCTGTGAGCTACAGCAGCCTGTCGCATGCAGCTCCCCTTGCCTATGCTGCCCCACTTGCCAAGACCGTGGCCTATGCTTCGCCCGCCATCGGAGCTACCCACGAGAGCACAATCCGCGGACATGATGCCACCATCTCGCACCAGTCCAAGGCCATCGACACTGCTTTCTCCAGTGTCCGCAAGTCCGACACTCGCATCACCAACGAAGGACCTAAACTGGCCTACGCTGCTCCTGCCATCGCCACCTACTCCCACGCTCCTGCTTTGACTCACTCTTACACCCAGGCCGCTCCTTTGACCATTGCCAAGCAAGTTAGCTATGCTGCTCCAGCCATCCATACCACATACGCCCAGCACGCTCCTGCTTTGGCTACCTATGCCCACGCTGCTCCAGTTGTTGCTGCTACCAAGACCTTGACCTACTCGCCAGCCGTTGAAGTCGCTCATGTTTCGTTCGAAGGAACCAATGCCCACTACGGCTGGTAA